Below is a window of Terriglobales bacterium DNA.
GGCGCACGCGACAGAGGCAAGCGAGGACTCCGTCAGACTCGGCGAGAAAGACATCGCGAAGCTCAGGCCAGGCAAGAAGGATGTGGTGATCGGGATAGCCGCCAGCGGACGCACTCCTTACACCATCGCCGCAGTCGAATATGCGAAGAAGAAAGGCGCGAAGACCTTTGCCGTCGTCTGCAACGCAGGTACGCCGCTGGGTGACGCCGCCGAGACAGCCATCGTCGCCGAAGTCGGGCCCGAGGTTCTATCCGGCTCAACTCGCATGAAGGCCGGGTCGGCGCAGAAGATGATCCTGAACACGATCACGACCGGCGCGATGACCAGGCTCGGATATGTTTACGGCAATCTAATGGTCAATGTATCTCTGAAGAACACCAAGCTCTACGAGCGTGCCGTTGGCATTCTCAGCAAGGCTGCCGGTGTCGATCGCGAGCAGGCAACTCGAGCCATCGAGCGCTCAGGAAAGAGCGTTCC
It encodes the following:
- a CDS encoding N-acetylmuramic acid 6-phosphate etherase, translating into AHATEASEDSVRLGEKDIAKLRPGKKDVVIGIAASGRTPYTIAAVEYAKKKGAKTFAVVCNAGTPLGDAAETAIVAEVGPEVLSGSTRMKAGSAQKMILNTITTGAMTRLGYVYGNLMVNVSLKNTKLYERAVGILSKAAGVDREQATRAIERSGKSVPVALIMLKTGASRVEAARRLKAAKGNVRKAIDSTGSAKPSV